The Buchnera aphidicola (Formosaphis micheliae) nucleotide sequence AATTGGAAGGAAAATGAAGATAATAATAGACCTTCTAATACAATTCAAATATTTAGAAAAAAATTACGAGAAGGAGAATTAGATGATAAAGAAATTGAAATTAATATATCTACTACTCCAATGGGAGTAGAAATTATGGCTCCTCCAGGTATGGAAGAACTAACTAACCAATTACAATCTATTTTCCAAAATTTAGGAGGAAAAAAGAAAAGTATAAGAAAATTAAAAATCAAAGATGCAATGAAATTATTAACAGAAGAAGAAGCAACGAAATTAATAAATCAAGATGAATTAAAGAAATCAGCTATTCATGCAGTGGAACAACAAGGTATTGTTTTTATTGATGAGATTGATAAAATTTGTAAACGTAATGGTACTTCATCTGGACCAGATATTTCACGTGAAGGAGTTCAACGTGATTTATTACCTTTAATTGAAGGCTGTACAGTTTCTACAAAATATGGAATGGTCAAGACAGACCATATCTTGTTTATTGCTTCAGGTGCTTTTCAAACAGCAACACCGTCTGATTTAATTCCAGAATTACAAGGTAGATTACCAATTCGAGTAGAATTGAAAGCTTTAACTATTAATGATTTTGAAAGAATATTAACAGAACCTACTACATCAATTACAATGCAATATATAGAATTAATAAAAACAGAAGGAGTATTAATAAATTTCACTAAAGATGGAATACATCATATTGCAGAAATAGCTTGGAAAGTCAATGAATCTATGGAAAATATTGGAGCGCGTCGTCTTTATACTGTATTAGAACGTTTAATTGAAGAAATATCATTTAATGCTAGTGATAATAGTGGAGTTAAAATAGACATTGACAGTAATTATGTTAAAAAATATTTAGATAAATTAATATCGAATGAAGATCTTAGTAAATTTGTATTATAGAATACATTATGTTAAAAAAATATTAAATTTCTTATATCAGTGATATTTATAATATAGGAAAGTAATATGTAACTTTTTATTTATATAGAGTATTATATATACTGATACTCTATATAAATAACATATATCTTCAATTAAATTATTTTAAAACTACAAAAACATTTTATTAATTTAGGCATTGTATATATTAATAAAAATTTTAATAAAAATATTTTTTATATACAAAATATAATTATTTTTATTATTATTTTAAGCTAATTATTTATACATTACACATAAAAAATTTATCTAAAACTAATTAAATTAATTTTTTAAAAAATAGATTATATTTATGTTATTAAAAAATATTAGGAATAAATTATGAATGAATGGGTTGTAGGAAGAATTATTAAAATAAATCAATGGAGTAAAAAATTATTTAGTATTATTTTACACGCATCAATAGATCCTTTTATTGCAGGACAATTTGCTAAATTATCTTTTCAAGATATACATAAAAAAACAACACGTGCTTATTCTTATGTCAATTCTCCTAATAATAAAAATTTAGAATTTTATTTTGTATTAGTTCCTCATGGAAAAATAACTGATAGACTTAGCAATTTGAAAGTAAATGATGAAATATTAATTACTAAAAAATCTTCTGGTTTTTTTACTTTAAAAGAAATTCCAATTTGTGAAAATTTATGGATGTTAGCTACTGGAACTGGTATAGGACCTTATTTATCTATATTACAAGATTATAACAATAAAATAAAAAAATTTAAAAATATCATTCTTGTTCATGCGGTAAAATATCATCATGAATTAACTTATTATAATTTAATGAAAAAGTTAAAAAATCAATACAACGGAAAGCTACATGTACATATAATTCTCAGCCAAGAAAAATATGGTAATTACTTGCTAGGAAGAATTCCAAATTTAATTAAAGATAATACTCTTGAAACAGTAGTCGGACTACCAATGGATCCAATTTCTTCTCATGTTATGTTATGCGGTAATCCTAATATGGTCAGAGATACGAAAGTAGTACTTATAGAAATAAAAAATATGAAAAAACATTTTAAACGTCGTGCAGGTCATATTACTAGTGAAAATTACTGGTAAAAAATATGTGATAATAGTGAATAAAGTTCAATGTACATTATTATGTTATTTATAATCATATATTAATATATGATTATAAATAATTATTATATTACAATATACAAAAAATCAATAGATTGAATAAAGGAATATAAATTCCATTTTATATCCCTTATTTGATTATACTTTTATTCTATTTATAACATTTATCAAATAATAAATACAATATAACTCTGTTATCTACTATTATTATTTTAAGAAAGATAAATAAGCTACTTTAGGATCTTGATCTTTAGATATTAATAAGTGTACTTTCATTCCTACAACATTATGCGGATTTTGCACAGGAAAATCTTTATTATTTAATTCTAAATTAGCTATATGAGTTGCAGTAATGTAAAATTTTCCATTATTCAATTCTTGTATTTCATATGATATCACTGGATTTTTTTGCATATATCTATACATGGATGGATATTTATTATATAAATCATAATAGAATTTTGAAAAAATAGTTGGAGTTATATAAGATGAAATTAATTGCCTTGATTGAAGATTTGGAATAATTTTTTTAAATTCATGAAATATTGTTAATGGTGAAAATTGAGAGAGTTTATGACCATTAATGGTTATTAAAGAATGTTCTCCTGTATGGATAAAATTCTTACCTAATTTATTTGTGTTATTTAAATCATAATATTTGTTTTGGAATTGTTTTACGAAATTATTTTCTGTTTCCAAAGCCTGTGATTTATGCAAAGGCTCCCAAACAATGTTATTTAATTCTTTTTCACTTTTAAAAAATGTATTTCTATATCTTGGTGGATATAAATATCGATCAGGAACAATATTTTTGTTAGTAATATTATTTAATGATACATCTTTTTTAATATTAGAGATATCATTTTTATCTGATGGTAATACATTATTATTATCTTTTAAATTATTTTTATTATTTATTGTTTTGTCTAGTTGTTCATTAATAGCACTCTTTACTGCAATTTTACTTAAATGATATACATACTTATTTATCATATTTTTAGTAAAGTTAAGAGAATTATTGAATGATTCTTCTCCGAAATTCATTAATTGATTAATCGCATTAATATCAGGTTTTTGTTCTATTTCTATTATAGTAGGAGTAAGAAGAGTATTTAATTTACGAGTTTTTACATTTACTGAATCATTTTCTGTTTTGTTTGTTGTTAAATTATTTTGATTTAATGATTTTTTATGAATGACATCATTTTTATCATTTAATAATACATCAATAGGAGCAATAATATATTCAGTTTTTATATTATTATTTCCAGATGTTAAATTAACTGTAGTTCTTATATTTGAAGGTTTACCTAATAGATTATTTGGATTATTTATGCTAATTTTACTTATTTTGTTATTATTTTTTTTATATTGTATTTTATTGTTTACATTTAATAATTGTATATTATCAATTATAGATATGGATGACATAGTTTTATGCCCTCTCTTTTTTCATTATGATTTCTTTTTACTAGAATTTAGTTTTTTAGTCAAGTTATCAAATGCATTATTTTTACAAACATTAAACTAATTTCATAAAAATACATTAATATAATAGATATTTTTATAATAGTTTTATTTTTTTTTATTTAATAAACAACATATTTATAATATAAAATTTCATTTAT carries:
- the hslU gene encoding HslU--HslV peptidase ATPase subunit: MSEMTPREIVRELNKFIIGQDKAKRAVAIALRNRWRRMQLNNELRSEITPKNILMIGPTGVGKTEIARRLAKLANAPFIKIEATKFTEVGYVGKEVDSIIRDLIEISIKKIRLKTIKKNKLLAEERAEERILNVLVPTPKKNWKENEDNNRPSNTIQIFRKKLREGELDDKEIEINISTTPMGVEIMAPPGMEELTNQLQSIFQNLGGKKKSIRKLKIKDAMKLLTEEEATKLINQDELKKSAIHAVEQQGIVFIDEIDKICKRNGTSSGPDISREGVQRDLLPLIEGCTVSTKYGMVKTDHILFIASGAFQTATPSDLIPELQGRLPIRVELKALTINDFERILTEPTTSITMQYIELIKTEGVLINFTKDGIHHIAEIAWKVNESMENIGARRLYTVLERLIEEISFNASDNSGVKIDIDSNYVKKYLDKLISNEDLSKFVL
- a CDS encoding FAD-binding oxidoreductase, which codes for MNEWVVGRIIKINQWSKKLFSIILHASIDPFIAGQFAKLSFQDIHKKTTRAYSYVNSPNNKNLEFYFVLVPHGKITDRLSNLKVNDEILITKKSSGFFTLKEIPICENLWMLATGTGIGPYLSILQDYNNKIKKFKNIILVHAVKYHHELTYYNLMKKLKNQYNGKLHVHIILSQEKYGNYLLGRIPNLIKDNTLETVVGLPMDPISSHVMLCGNPNMVRDTKVVLIEIKNMKKHFKRRAGHITSENYW